The Orcinus orca chromosome 1, mOrcOrc1.1, whole genome shotgun sequence DNA window CCTCCCTGGATGTTGGCCAGAGGCTCCCTCGGTTCCTTGTCATGTGGGCCTCTCCTTAGGACAGCTGACAACACGGCAGCTGGGTTTCTCAGAGCGAGCAAGAGAGggagtgaaggagagagagagcaagagggaAGTCACAGTCTCCTATAACCTAGTATCACTGAGTGACATTCATCAAGTCTGCTGTGGTCCATTCCTTAGAAGCCAGTCACTAGGTGCAGCCCACACTCTAGGGGAGGGCATTACACAAGGATGTGAATGTGAGGAGACACTTAAGAAGCTCCTCCTACAGTTATGAATTTGGTTTGACAGAAACTCTgctaggtgctttttttttttaataaatttatttattttatttttggctgtgttgggtcttcgttgctgcgcgtgggctttctctagttgcagcgagggggggctactcttccttgtggtgcgcgggcttctcattgcggtggcttctcttgttgcggagcccgggctctaggcatgcgggcttcagtagttgtggcacacagactcagtagttgtggctcacgggctctagagcgcaggctcagtagttgcggcacacgggcttagttgctccgcggcatgtgagatcttcccagaccagggctcgaacccatgtcccctgcattggcaggcagattcttaacaactgcaccaccagggaagcccctgccaggTGCTTTTGATCCATGATCTCATTCAGTTTATACTGTCATTATgaagcaggtgaggaaactgcagGTTAGCAAGTTTAAGTAACCTGTTCAAGGTTACAATTCACTAGAGCCAGGACTTAATTCTAGAATTGCTTCAGATTCATTTTACTAGGCTTCCTCCTAAGAATCAAGGGAGTATATTGGAtgaatttcatttaaaagatgGGTTTTGTGGTTTTCTCCTTTAttgttactgaaaaaaaaaatacatttcctgTTTCCAATGCCCTAGGCGTCTGCTGGCCTGGGGTCAAGAGTTCTGGGACACATGGCTCTGGAGTTCAGGATTCTGGAGTCCATGTTCCTCTGCACAGGGTCCGAGGAGGTTCTGTATCGTTTAACGTGACCAGGAAGCAAGAAGCTCACCTGGAGGAGGTCACATGGGGCTTTGGCCCTGACTCAAATTACAGAGTCCTGCTGCGAGTCGGTGCTGAAGCAGACGCTCCCACTTGGGTCAGCCTCCAGGACAAGTATCAGCAGAGGGTCCATGTGCCCAGCATCTTGTCCCTGAAGATTGAGAACCTGACCTCTGAGGACAGTGGACTGTACCGGGCTCGAGCCAGCTTCACTGGAGGAATAGAACGTAACCAAGTTTTCCCCCTTACCGTCTATGGTAAGTGAGAGCATCTGACCCCATGCCATGGCTTACCTCCTTCTTTTGTGCTACGAGTTTCACACAGGTCCCATTTTTCAAGATTCCTTCCAGACACCAGCCTTCAGATTCTATTTTCTCCTCTGCAATGAGGGTAAGTGGGTTTACTGCAAATGGtgagcagagctgagattcacaGCAGGGATAAACCACTTCAGTATTTTGGGAGAGGAGAATGGAAATTTGGGGAAATGATATTGCCGAAACAATTGTTGTACTTTATAGGTCTAGATTTACTTCATTTGTGTATTGGTTGTCTCCTGCTGCTAGAACAAATTGCTATAATTTAGATGCTtcataaaacacaaatttaaGATCTCACTGTGCTGTAGGTCAGAAGTCAAATACGGGTCTCACTGGGCCCATGTcgaggtgctggcagggctgtgttcctttctagagTTTCCAGGagattcatttatttgtcttttctacCTTCTAGTGGTTGCTTACATTACCTGGCCATAGTGGGACCAATTCTTCTCACATTCTTACCCCTCtaacctccttcctcttcttccttcttccacgTTCAGGGacgcttgtgattacattggtccTATCCAGGTAATCAGAacaatctccttattttaaagtcaactGATAAGCAACCTTAATTCTAGTTGCTACCACCGCATCTCCCGCAAATGTCTCCACTGTTGGGAGCACAGGGCCTTTCTCTGGGCTCCCATTGCTGGCCAGATGTCCTCCTTCTCTACGGGCTATGCAAACCCAGGCATTATCTGAGCAGAAGAGGGCAAGTCCTGATCTGGGACTAGCCTTTCTGTCCCAGACTTCTTCCCCTTCCACAGGAAACCCCATTTTCTTAGAAATAATGTGCCTTGGGTAGGTGGTATccaggttttattttcttgttggaGATTTTTAAGGCTTGCTCAATCTAGTGAAATATCATAGGGCTTAACTCAGTGTCTCCCTTCTTTATTGTCACTTGCTATGTAGTAAGTATTGAGCAAATTGTGTTTTACTTGTAAAATGCATTCACCATCATTAAAGGGAGGATGCCAGGGTTTCAATGAGATGATGGATGAGAATGTGCAGACTGTATTGTTCTCCACTCATGTGAGGCTCCATTCTTTTGTCCGTCTTACCCTAGAGCCGGTGCCCCTTCCCCAGATCCTGTTCAAGTTACTGTCCATCACaccaggctggtgcaatgtcacccTGGAGTGCAGAGCCTCAGGTGCCACAGAGGACCTGAAGGTGACCTGGCAGAGCAAGGGCCTCCCCAGGGAGCTGGAGCAGAGCGTGACACTGGGACCAGCCCCCAACTCCTGGACCCTGCCTGTGAACCTGCCCCTGAGGCAGCCCAGTGCCAGCTTCACCTGTGTGGTCAGCAACCAGGTGGACCAGAAAACTGCCACCTTAGACCTTGGGGAAGTCTGTGTCCATGGTGAGTGTacctgccagaggggaggggcatTCTCGGAGCTCAGCTGCACTGGCGTGAGGGTTCTGGGCTTTTCTCCCCACTATGTTATGAGCACCACTTTCCATCGGGTCACCCCATACAGGAGTCTGGGAGGTACAGAAAACTCATCTCTGCTTTTAATTGTCACATCCATGCCCGCCTCTCCACCccctcttttttcccctaagaaacaagggatttgtttttctgtgttttgggggtttttttgtgtgtggtacgcgggcctctcactgttgcggcctctcccgttgcggagcacaggctccggacgtgcaggctcagcggccatggctcacgggcccagccgctctgcggcatgtgagatcttcccggaccggggcacgaacccgtgtcccctgcgtcggcaggcggactctcaaccaccgcgccaccagggaagctcagggaTTTGTTTTTGATGCAAATCTTGTCCACCCAGCTCCAGATGAGCAGCTCCCAGTCCCAGCTGGTCCTggagggaaagcaggggtgggatgggggaggtgaGGAGAACTAGGGCTGCAGCCCGCAGAGGTGTTCCCTAGAGATGTATTTCCCTGAGGGCCCACACCTCCCCTGACCCGTACTCCCTGCTGCCTGTGCCTATCTGCCTGCCTGCTGGGCATCTCTTTCCTTCCCATACGCTGTAGTGCAGTGTCAGAGCTGGTCCAGGGCAATAGCTTTCCAGTGCTTCCCCCACCTCATCCATTATCCATAGTGCGTCCACTGTAATCTTTTGAAAAGAAATTGGGTTTTGAAATTGATCTGTGTCATCTGTAGGAGTATGACCCACTGGCTCCCTGTAGGATTCAGGGCTCAGATGCTCCTCTGCCCATGTTTCTTACCTCATACACTTCGCACGGAATTGTTTGCTTGGAGCTCCTGAATGTGTTCTGCTATTATAAGCTTCTGAGCCTCTGGAAATGCTGTTTCCTCTACCATCAGCCATCCCAAGTCAAGAGTCCTtcacttccgggcttccctggtggcgcagtggttgagagtccgcctgccgatgcaggggacacgggtttgtgccccggtccgggaagatcccacatgccgcagagcggctgggcccgtgagccatggccgctgagcctgcgcgtctggagcctgtgctcctcaacgggagaggccacagcagtgagaggcccgcgtactgcaaaaaagaaaaaaaaaaaagagtccttcaCTTCCTTGCTTATTCCTGTTCAAGGATTTCCCTCAGGTCATGGGCAGGCGACCAGCACAGTAACACAGGATCCTGTGGTTGGTTATAGTTCTGATATTAATAAAGTTTGAACAAGGGTGTCTCAATCTCATGTGGCACAGGGCCCTGCAGGTGCTATAACTGTCCTGCCCTCAAGCATCATCCCCTTTAAGGAGCAGTCCGTAGCCACCCCACACTAAATAGCAATGCTGTTTATGGGTTTGTCTCCGCTGTAGCCTGGAACACCTTGAGGGCAGAGGTCATGTCTTGTTCTCCTTTGAATTCATGTACCAAGCAAAGCTCCTGGCACTGTTTGCTCACAGTTCAGgatttcattgaatgaatgagtgagccgGTATCCTGAGTGTAGTCTTGCCCCTCTCACCCATCCCCCATGAGCTGCTGGGAGGAACTGATGTGTCAGCATCACTTAAAATCCCACATtaccctcccctcagccccatcCTGGAGTCTCAGATAAAGTTCAGTGCTCAGCATGACCCACAAAACcctctggagggcttccctggtggcgcagctgttgggagtccgcctgccgatgcaggggacacgggttcgtgccccagtccgggaagatcccacgtgccacggagcggctgggcccgtgagccgtggccactgagcctgcacgtccggagcctgtgctccacaacgggagaggccacaacagtgagaggcccgcgtaccgcaaaaaaaaaaaacacctctggAAAGAGACTCTTCTCCCTCTGATCCTCCTCACCTGGCTCCTCCCTGCTGCAGTGGGATGATGGCAGCTCCCAGGGCTGGCGATTTGGCACAGTCATTCCTCAAATGTGGTGCCCCTCCTTCCTGGAATTCTGTGCCCATGCTGAATATCTAGTTAACTCCTATTCCTCCCTCAAGACTCAGTTTACGCATCACCTCCTCTGGGAGGCCCTCCCTGAAGACATGTGTACAAGGTGTAAACCTCTATTGCACTGCAGTCCCTCTGGCTGGCAGACTTTGGTATTTTCTCAGTCTTCCCCCCTGGGTGACCCCATCTTGCTCATCGCAGTACCCCTGGCACCAAGCAGGAGCTCAGGACCTGGTTGAATGGATGAACCTGACATGCTCCACCCTCTTCAGCTTCTGAACCTGGATCCTTCAGAGCTCTTCACCTGCTCTCTCTCTATCTCCCCTTGGCAATGGGTATTTTAGGTTCTGTCTTGCCTTAACTTTCTTCATTCTCTCTGTGTGAGGGAAACAGATTCACAAGGACAGGTCATTGCTGACCCCCTGCCAGGCATCCTAGGGGCTGTCGTGGCTGTGCTGTTGATCCTTGGAGGAGGACTGTACCTTTGGAAGACAcgtgggaagaagaagaaaatggagactGGAAGAGGCAGGTTGCacttctccctcctgccctgatACCTACCCTCCCCCACTGGACCCTTGGCTCCTTTCCTTCTGCATGTTGCTGCTCAAGGAATCTCTCTGCAGAGGGAATGGTGGGTGTGGCCTTGGCCTTGGGGTTCATAACAGCGGGGGAGCGTAAGGGTTTTCAAGGCCCAGGTTCAAGCTCCACTCTGTGTATGACTCAGGTACAGAACTGCAGGAGGACCAGAGGGACAATGATAGTGGCATCCAGTACGCAGAGCTGAGCCAGCAGGAGTCTCGAAAGGGCACACGCAAGGTGAGAGCTGGGAGCTGTGCCCAGTCTGGGCTCTCCTGGGTCCGTCCTCACCTGGGTCTGGGCCTGTCAACCCAGTCATCTGCCTTTCCTGGCCCCGCTATCTCTTTAACTCTTTCCAGGTGGTCAGTGGTATTTACTGAGAAAATTTATAACTGGGGCCAGTGCAGTGCTGGGCGCTTTGGGGGAATTCACATGCAACTCATGTCAGCAGCATTGGTTCCATGTGGGTCCCTCTGGGGCCTCTCTCAGCTGTTCTAGGAACTCTCTGTCTTGCATTCCTAGGGTATTGGTGAGCAACATTTAGAAGAAAAGGAGCCTGTTAATACTGTCTACAGTGAGGTCCATAAGCCAGAAAGTGAAGCCATGAAGATAATTTAATTGGAGGAGGTAGGAGAACTGGAActcctagggcacctccactcgGAGCTTGATCCTTGCAGACACCTGCATCTCTCAGCTCTGGTCCAGCTCCAGCTGCCCTGGTCTGTGttactctgaccctcctgccctcAACTCCCTGGGCATACATGGCCTTGTCGTATCCCCTGTCACCTCTCCAAGCTGCCTTCCCACTCAGGATCCTCACCCTGCAAGATGAGGGCTCTTTTTCCATCATTAACTCATATCCTGACCACTCCCCTCCTGAAGCTTCCCAAAGAGAACCTTCCTGCACATGATAATTCCCACAGCCTCTGCTGTGTGGCTGGTATATGTCTTTCTGAGAACACAGCCCAGGCATGGGGACTGCATAGAAGATATTGACCACGCCACAGAGGAAGGGGTTAGGACCTTGATGCTGGAAACTGAGTTGGGGGTCCGTGGAGGCAGCATGGGTAGGTGGGATCCCACAGAGGGCTGGCCTGAGGCTTCCTTTGCACCCTGTATAGGGCAAAAGGTTTGTGTCGAgcggtgtgtttgtgtgtgtgtctgtgtgtatgttgggGGAGTATCCAGTGTATATTATACATTGGTCCACAGCCCTTTTCTCTGACCACTAGTACTAACCTCAGCTTCAGCTCGTAGACCTCAAATCCACCTCTTGCAGAGTGGGAAAAGGAATTTGTACTGTTTCTGGACCTTCTGAGACTTCTGTTTCTCAGAGAGGGACCCAAGTTGGGACTTGTGTTCTTAGGAAAGCAGCCTCAGCCCTTCCTTGTCTGGGGTAGGGGAACTTGGTCATTAGAATGGAAGTGCAGtgtgcctctcccacctccccttgATGAGGCTGCTatgaggggtgaggggtgaggctTGTAGGAAGGTCTGAGCCAaccctctcctgcctcttctacTGACCCTCAGGACCCCACGGCCCCACTGGCCTCAGATCCTAGGTCAGCCTCCTCTTTGCTCACTCAcatccctctgcctgaaatggcGGCTCCCTTTCCCTAtcccttcctcccatccctgtGTGTTGGAATCCTACCATTCCAGCCCAAAACCCCCTTCCAAGTCACATGTTCTACATGTTCCCATAGGTTTGAAAATAgtctcttctcccacatctgtCCTTTTCAGACAACTTGGACATAATCAAGGCCCCTGCCGTAGGTTTGCTTTGGGTTGGTCATGAGTCTTCCCTGCTAGCCTCACCTGGGGCTCCCTCAGGAGGGCGTTGGGGCTTTAGGGGGCCGGTGCCAAGGAGACAAGCACCACTCTCTGTGAAGTGTCTGAGCTACCCTTACTCCCAACTCCCACAGAGAGTTGGGAGCAGACAagacccagagcacagaggctgctGAAGGTCTTTCTGGTAGTGACTCCACAAGGAAGCAAAGAGGACATGATGAACTCCAATGACACTGCCTGGTTTCCCCAACCCACATCCAGCTTCACGTTGCCTGAGGACCTAATGTAGCCTGCACTGTATTGTGGGAAGCTTCTCCTCTCCCTGGGGGTCCTCACCTCCTCAAAGCCTCCGCCTTCTGCCTTGAGTCCCAGCTCTTGAATCAGAGATGGATTCACTCTGATACTATGATCTGTGGTTCTTTGTCTGCTGGCCTAGATTCCTGGGTCTCTTGGTTCCCCTCCCAGCTCAGTAAGCTCAGCTGCTTCACTTCTGACCTCAGAAAGCCAAGTTCTGAGCTAAAGGACTGAGCGTTAATCTAGGATCCTGCTAGATGGTGCATGAATAAGAGAGGAGCAGAGTTGCCATAATAAGGCTCTTTCTAACCTCTTTCTGCTCAGGCTGAACAGAAGGCTGAGAAGGAAAAAGATGACATCTCTCACTGGCATCCCAGGTGACCGGTCATGGCTGGGTATCAGTGCCCATCAGTCCAGAAGCACTGTAAGATGT harbors:
- the LOC105748826 gene encoding uncharacterized protein LOC105748826 isoform X1, which gives rise to MDSDLSSTAAQAGRQPVMGPCSEDPHLCWASRLLGFTSLLLSVCWPGVKSSGTHGSGVQDSGVHVPLHRVRGGSVSFNVTRKQEAHLEEVTWGFGPDSNYRVLLRVGAEADAPTWVSLQDKYQQRVHVPSILSLKIENLTSEDSGLYRARASFTGGIERNQVFPLTVYEPVPLPQILFKLLSITPGWCNVTLECRASGATEDLKVTWQSKGLPRELEQSVTLGPAPNSWTLPVNLPLRQPSASFTCVVSNQVDQKTATLDLGEVCVHGECTCQRGGAFSELSCTGVRVLGFSPHYVMSTTFHRVTPYRSLGGTENSSLLLIVTSMPASPPPLFSPKKQGICFSVFWGFFCVWYAGLSLLRPLPLRSTGSGRAGSAAMAHGPSRSAACEIFPDRGTNPCPLRRQADSQPPRHQGSSGICF
- the LOC105748826 gene encoding uncharacterized protein LOC105748826 isoform X3, with translation MDSGVCWPGVKSSGTHGSGVQDSGVHVPLHRVRGGSVSFNVTRKQEAHLEEVTWGFGPDSNYRVLLRVGAEADAPTWVSLQDKYQQRVHVPSILSLKIENLTSEDSGLYRARASFTGGIERNQVFPLTVYEPVPLPQILFKLLSITPGWCNVTLECRASGATEDLKVTWQSKGLPRELEQSVTLGPAPNSWTLPVNLPLRQPSASFTCVVSNQVDQKTATLDLGEVCVHGECTCQRGGAFSELSCTGVRVLGFSPHYVMSTTFHRVTPYRSLGGTENSSLLLIVTSMPASPPPLFSPKKQGICFSVFWGFFCVWYAGLSLLRPLPLRSTGSGRAGSAAMAHGPSRSAACEIFPDRGTNPCPLRRQADSQPPRHQGSSGICF
- the LOC105748826 gene encoding uncharacterized protein LOC105748826 isoform X2: MGPCSEDPHLCWASRLLGFTSLLLSVCWPGVKSSGTHGSGVQDSGVHVPLHRVRGGSVSFNVTRKQEAHLEEVTWGFGPDSNYRVLLRVGAEADAPTWVSLQDKYQQRVHVPSILSLKIENLTSEDSGLYRARASFTGGIERNQVFPLTVYEPVPLPQILFKLLSITPGWCNVTLECRASGATEDLKVTWQSKGLPRELEQSVTLGPAPNSWTLPVNLPLRQPSASFTCVVSNQVDQKTATLDLGEVCVHGECTCQRGGAFSELSCTGVRVLGFSPHYVMSTTFHRVTPYRSLGGTENSSLLLIVTSMPASPPPLFSPKKQGICFSVFWGFFCVWYAGLSLLRPLPLRSTGSGRAGSAAMAHGPSRSAACEIFPDRGTNPCPLRRQADSQPPRHQGSSGICF
- the LOC105748826 gene encoding SLAM family member 9-like isoform X4, coding for MDSDLSSTAAQAGRQPVMGPCSEDPHLCWASRLLGFTSLLLSVCWPGVKSSGTHGSGVQDSGVHVPLHRVRGGSVSFNVTRKQEAHLEEVTWGFGPDSNYRVLLRVGAEADAPTWVSLQDKYQQRVHVPSILSLKIENLTSEDSGLYRARASFTGGIERNQVFPLTVYEPVPLPQILFKLLSITPGWCNVTLECRASGATEDLKVTWQSKGLPRELEQSVTLGPAPNSWTLPVNLPLRQPSASFTCVVSNQVDQKTATLDLGEVCVHDSQGQVIADPLPGILGAVVAVLLILGGGLYLWKTRGKKKKMETGRGRLHFSLLP